In one Nicotiana tomentosiformis chromosome 6, ASM39032v3, whole genome shotgun sequence genomic region, the following are encoded:
- the LOC104103101 gene encoding F-box/WD-40 repeat-containing protein At5g21040-like — translation MAFECQKGTESLKICSIEPAKNRDNLTLASEERKPSYKLDAKGGIVNSKRKELLIVNEVLPDCQSITELPPVLISEILNCLEPKELGIVSCASTLLYRLASEHHVWKEFYCERWGQPTCQAPFGAEHSGEKSWKELFVEREFRSKTFMGRYTIDMLYGHTEDVRAVFILSSKKLVLTSGYDQIVRMWDLEEGLSIASSRPLGCTIRAVAADSRLLVAGGTDGFIHGWRANDENPHLFDLGAPENQNMEFRVWEHDGPITCLALDFNRMYSGSWDTSIRVWDRSSLECLKVLIHNDWVWSLAPHDTTVVSTAGSDLYVWDINSGSKLAIIKNAHAGYTYSLARSHTGKLLFTGGEDGAIHMFEIFRNARCHVRRVATWIPHSSAVNSLAFEFPWLVSASSDGKLSLIDVRKLLRTNRNSTLTKADNPVDIVELPQRMLHGFGSNLFAVDVGSNRIVCAGEEGVVRIWNFSQALEIEQRVQVLRGLRLENRVRRRKHQLEMNGKGRHGDQCSFAAKKNQMDGDRNSWHNRRRMTWKVKA, via the coding sequence ATGGCATTTGAATGCCAAAAAGGTACTGAGAGTTTGAAAATTTGCTCAATTGAACCTGCTAAGAATCGAGATAATTTGACATTAGCCTCAGAGGAAAGAAAACCCTCGTATAAATTAGATGCAAAAGGTGGTATTGTGAATTCTAAACGCAAAGAGCTGCTTATTGTTAATGAGGTTCTTCCTGATTGTCAGTCTATCACTGAACTTCCTCCGGTATTGATCTCGGAGATACTTAACTGTTTAGAACCGAAGGAGCTTGGTATTGTTTCGTGTGCTAGTACATTATTGTATCGTCTTGCGTCTGAGCACCATGTGTGGAAGGAGTTCTATTGTGAGAGGTGGGGGCAGCCGACATGTCAGGCACCTTTTGGTGCAGAGCATTCGGGTGAGAAGTCATGGAAGGAGCTCTTCGTGGAGAGAGAGTTCCGTAGTAAAACATTTATGGGGCGCTATACTATTGATATGTTGTATGGCCATACTGAGGATGTTAGGGcagtttttattttatcttcGAAGAAGCTTGTGCTTACTTCAGGGTATGATCAGATAGTACGAATGTGGGACTTGGAAGAAGGGCTGTCAATTGCATCATCTCGCCCTCTTGGCTGCACTATCCGTGCAGTTGCAGCTGATTCGAGGCTCTTAGTGGCTGGGGGTACTGATGGATTCATACATGGTTGGAGAGCGAATGACGAAAATCCACATTTATTTGATCTTGGAGCTCCTGAGAACCAGAAtatggaattccgagtttgggaacaTGATGGGCCGATAACATGCCTTGCGTTGGATTTCAATAGGATGTATAGTGGTTCATGGGACACGAGTATTCGTGTTTGGGATCGATCTTCTTTGGAGTGTTTGAAAGTTTTGATACACAATGACTGGGTTTGGAGCCTTGCTCCCCATGATACAACAGTGGTGAGCACAGCAGGCTCGGATCTTTATGTTTGGGACATTAATAGTGGGTCAAAACTTGCTATCATCAAGAATGCCCATGCTGGTTACACTTATTCTCTGGCACGAAGCCACACCGGGAAGCTTTTGTTCACTGGTGGGGAAGATGGAGCAATACACATGTTTGAGATCTTTCGAAATGCTAGGTGTCATGTCAGGCGGGTTGCAACTTGGATTCCTCACTCAAGTGCTGTTAATTCTCTTGCATTTGAGTTCCCTTGGCTTGTTTCAGCTTCGAGTGATGGAAAACTTTCACTTATTGATGTGAGAAAGCTGTTGAGAACAAACCGGAATTCCACACTGACTAAAGCTGACAATCCGGTTGACATTGTTGAACTGCCACAAAGAATGCTGCATGGTTTTGGGAGCAATTTGTTTGCTGTGGATGTTGGATCTAACCGTATTGTGTGTGCTGGTGAAGAAGGTGTTGTCAGGATCTGGAACTTCTCTCAAGCTTTGGAGATCGAGCAGCGGGTCCAAGTGCTAAGAGGTTTAAGGTTAGAGAACAGAGTGAGAAGGCGTAAGCATCAACTGGAAATGAATGGTAAAGGTAGACATGGTGATCAGTGCTCATTTGCAGCAAAGAAGAACCAAATGGATGGTGATAGGAACAGCTGGCACAACAGGCGTAGGATGACTTGGAAAGTGAAGGCCTAG
- the LOC138894453 gene encoding uncharacterized protein: protein MLPLAQPGEKRKSATLFNRNKMAARGMNLTCIAPSIQDGEKIIELNKEKIEKCNVKWWQALILYVVGEEPTIGALERFIAATWNFALKPKIFYHNDGYFVVHFNSLEDKDVVLCSGTYTINNKPIIIKAWTHTFSFHSEVLQTIPPWVHLPNLPLSCWKRETLSRIESGLEVSIYVDECTTKEERISYARLLMEMNVTRPLPKTIKVKDSTGDISEQEIVYDWVPEYCHT, encoded by the coding sequence ATGCTTCCTCTTGCACAACCAGGAGAGAAGAGAAAATCGGCAACACTGTTTAATAGGAACAAAATGGCAGCAAGGGGGATGAACCTTACATGTATTGCCCCATCCATACAAGATGGAGAGAAAATTATTGAGCTTAATAAAGAGAAAATTGAGAAATGCAATGTAAAATGGTGGCAAGCCCTAATCCTATATGTTGTAGGAGAAGAACCGACTATTGGAGCCCTAGAAAGGTTTATTGCTGCCACATGGAACTTTGCCTTAAAACCAAAGATATTTTACCATAATGATGGATATTTTGTAGTTCACTTCAATAGTTTGGAAGACAAAGATGTTGTTTTATGTTCTGGGACATATACGATAAATAACAAACCAATTATCATCAAAGCTTGGACGCATACGTTTAGTTTTCATAGTGAAGTTTTGCAAACAATCCCTCCATGGGTGCATCTGCCGAACTTACCTCTGAGTTGTTGGAAAAGGGAGACCCTAAGCAGAATTGAAAGTGGGCTCGAAGTTTCTATTTATGTTGATGAATGCACCACTAAAGAGGAAAGGATTTCATATGCTCGATTATTAATGGAAATGAATGTTACTAGACCCTTACCAAAGACTATCAAGGTTAAGGACTCGACTGGAGATATTTCTGAACAAGAGATAGTCTATGATTGGGTACCTGAGTATTGTCATACTTGA